The Deferribacter desulfuricans SSM1 genome contains a region encoding:
- a CDS encoding nucleotidyl transferase AbiEii/AbiGii toxin family protein, with product MKRNAKSKSRGKNMEYKKFSNNITSTNITDDNFDWEHLLNVACKFHKIFPDGILIGGSVASIYAMHRVSFDIDFVFNDLKEKFEKFIDILEKGEIEVDNVKEEWEWELARMAKGKVILGNFDGVETGLRQLMRTKPLETTLYEVKPGKFIKIPTIEETLRTKAWMILSRNATRDYLDFCALAKQLYSEDPARLIKAMESFDDYYIDMYDKLKKRKPENKKSPLLQLLKQLAEPKPFDLNKIDLKKYKGIVKPWTEWKNIKKISQDAAVVLTEALTGIEPTFKKEIETKVKRDNDNLMEL from the coding sequence ATGAAAAGAAATGCAAAATCAAAATCAAGAGGTAAAAATATGGAATACAAAAAATTTAGTAATAATATAACGTCTACTAATATTACTGATGATAATTTTGATTGGGAACATTTATTAAATGTTGCCTGTAAATTTCATAAAATATTTCCAGATGGGATATTAATTGGTGGTTCTGTTGCGTCAATTTATGCAATGCATAGAGTATCATTTGATATTGATTTTGTATTTAATGATTTAAAGGAAAAATTTGAAAAGTTTATTGATATTTTAGAAAAAGGGGAAATAGAAGTTGATAATGTAAAAGAAGAATGGGAGTGGGAATTGGCTCGAATGGCAAAAGGAAAAGTAATTTTAGGTAATTTTGATGGTGTAGAAACAGGTTTAAGACAGTTAATGAGAACAAAACCGTTAGAAACAACTTTATATGAAGTAAAACCAGGTAAATTCATAAAAATACCTACCATAGAAGAAACTTTAAGAACTAAAGCTTGGATGATTTTGTCAAGAAATGCTACAAGAGATTATTTAGATTTTTGTGCTTTAGCAAAACAATTGTATAGTGAAGATCCAGCAAGATTAATTAAAGCTATGGAATCTTTTGATGATTATTATATAGATATGTATGATAAATTAAAAAAGCGTAAACCTGAGAATAAAAAATCACCATTATTACAATTACTAAAACAATTAGCGGAACCAAAACCATTTGATTTAAATAAAATAGATTTAAAAAAATATAAAGGAATTGTTAAACCATGGACTGAATGGAAGAACATAAAAAAAATATCCCAGGATGCAGCTGTTGTATTAACAGAAGCTTTAACAGGTATTGAACCTACTTTTAAAAAAGAAATTGAGACTAAAGTAAAAAGAGATAATGATAATTTAATGGAGTTATAG
- the cas6 gene encoding CRISPR-associated endoribonuclease Cas6 — protein MRMKIEINSNKNFILLPINHKHIIQGFLYNNLPKPLSDFLHNIGFFYYKRQFKLFTFSNLYSSYFQIITIQDNKKTDKYIKFKTPVTLYIASGINNFINNWNNNFLLSDNLKLGDNTVYIESIEVLPQPEITNKCLINTLSPITVYRTLENKKYHYYNPNDIDFNVLVKNNIKKKYALLTNTIINDFDFNMKNIKYKKIITKYIKKPKINKDFIIEAYDGIFEIETEPEILKTIYDVGLGAKNSQGFGMFSIIKNN, from the coding sequence ATGAGAATGAAAATAGAAATTAATTCAAATAAAAATTTTATATTATTACCTATAAATCATAAACATATTATACAAGGATTTTTATATAATAATCTTCCGAAACCTCTTTCAGACTTTCTTCATAATATAGGTTTCTTTTATTATAAGCGTCAATTTAAACTATTTACATTTTCTAATTTATATAGTTCTTATTTTCAAATAATTACTATACAAGATAATAAAAAAACAGATAAATATATTAAATTTAAAACACCTGTAACATTATATATAGCATCAGGAATTAATAATTTTATTAATAATTGGAATAATAATTTTTTATTATCAGATAATTTAAAATTAGGCGATAATACTGTTTATATAGAAAGTATAGAAGTATTACCACAACCTGAAATTACTAATAAATGTTTAATTAACACTCTTTCCCCTATTACTGTATATAGAACATTAGAAAATAAAAAATATCACTATTATAATCCAAACGATATTGATTTTAATGTATTAGTAAAAAATAATATCAAAAAGAAATATGCATTATTAACAAATACTATTATAAATGATTTTGATTTTAATATGAAAAATATTAAATATAAAAAAATAATAACTAAATATATTAAAAAACCAAAAATAAATAAAGATTTTATTATAGAAGCATATGATGGTATATTTGAGATAGAAACAGAACCAGAAATTTTAAAAACAATTTATGATGTTGGTTTGGGAGCAAAAAACTCCCAAGGTTTTGGTATGTTTAGTATTATTAAGAATAATTAA
- a CDS encoding TIGR02556 family CRISPR-associated protein → MITALKDLGELVYNDYITGLYDSKILSSKISIAELCDIKSLSDIKSLSDEKINIFTDTLTDDLSNDSYIIREWCLEFDNNYELISPNIIEKDFQKENSYLYLYKRGSSRGTNYSPAFLDKNANTKLNKLEQWFKNHLHINEIAQMFNEVEKHKNTILNDLIKLTQIINPKKSSREKAIFTIKINGKYLFEIDKPNFKRILVEDYILKVTNNFQKTFSTCSICRTHKQVFSTSEIFRFYTTDKVVYVAGGFDKDKAWKNFPICLECFIKAIIGRKTVENNFKYSFYGSNYILIPKIILNKDNTILDEINNLLAVDKKQQNISNENRKYITNNKSEILDIISTYKDAISFYFLFLKKDNSAERIVLLVEDVYPSRLKTIFNAKEKIDKLFNIDYNLSYIYEFVKNDNKLFFDITNKIFKGGHLDFNLFIRLQMDGIREKLFKDNSRNKNKLKKTILSAIMNVRFLEELEILNKEVKPMQENSKFNEIFEKIGKKLNTPARRGIFLLGALVEKLIEIQKGKRTNSPFIKQLKGGKLTEKDIQSLFTNTLVKYREYDAYYPFVRILAKEISNYLLKENKFHMTVDEINYYLFAGTSYYNDVIEIAKQIAEEQKQIQNNNNENNTEENTNKNE, encoded by the coding sequence ATGATTACAGCTTTAAAAGATTTAGGTGAATTAGTCTATAATGATTACATTACAGGATTATATGATTCTAAAATATTATCTAGTAAAATAAGTATAGCAGAATTATGTGATATAAAATCATTATCTGATATAAAATCATTATCTGACGAAAAAATAAATATATTTACTGATACTTTAACAGATGACTTGAGTAATGACTCTTATATTATAAGAGAATGGTGTTTAGAGTTTGATAATAATTATGAATTAATATCACCTAATATAATTGAAAAAGATTTTCAAAAAGAAAATAGTTACTTATATTTATATAAAAGAGGTTCTTCTAGAGGTACTAACTATAGCCCAGCTTTTCTAGATAAAAATGCAAATACAAAATTGAATAAACTTGAACAGTGGTTTAAAAATCACTTACATATTAACGAAATTGCTCAAATGTTCAATGAAGTAGAAAAACATAAAAACACAATATTAAATGATTTAATTAAACTAACACAAATAATAAACCCAAAAAAATCCAGTCGAGAAAAAGCTATTTTTACTATAAAAATTAATGGAAAATATTTGTTTGAAATTGATAAACCAAACTTTAAAAGAATTTTAGTAGAAGATTATATACTTAAAGTTACAAATAATTTTCAAAAAACATTTTCTACATGTAGTATATGTAGAACTCATAAACAAGTATTTTCCACCTCTGAAATTTTTAGATTTTATACTACAGATAAAGTTGTTTATGTCGCAGGTGGGTTTGACAAAGATAAAGCATGGAAAAACTTCCCTATCTGTTTAGAATGCTTTATCAAAGCAATTATAGGAAGAAAAACAGTTGAAAATAATTTTAAATATAGTTTTTATGGTAGTAATTATATATTAATACCTAAAATTATACTGAATAAGGATAATACTATATTAGATGAAATTAATAATTTGTTAGCAGTAGATAAAAAACAACAAAATATATCAAACGAAAATAGAAAGTATATAACAAATAACAAAAGTGAAATCTTAGATATTATAAGTACATATAAAGATGCTATTAGCTTTTATTTTCTCTTTTTAAAGAAAGATAATTCAGCTGAAAGAATTGTATTATTAGTAGAAGATGTATATCCATCTAGACTTAAAACTATTTTTAATGCCAAAGAGAAAATAGATAAATTATTTAATATAGATTATAATTTGAGTTATATATATGAATTTGTAAAAAATGATAATAAGTTATTTTTTGATATAACTAATAAAATATTTAAAGGTGGACACCTTGATTTTAATCTATTTATACGTCTTCAAATGGATGGTATTAGAGAAAAACTTTTCAAAGATAATTCACGTAATAAAAACAAACTCAAAAAAACAATATTAAGTGCCATTATGAATGTAAGATTTTTAGAAGAATTAGAAATATTAAACAAGGAGGTAAAACCAATGCAAGAAAATTCTAAATTTAATGAAATATTTGAAAAAATAGGTAAAAAACTAAACACTCCAGCAAGAAGAGGTATATTCTTGTTAGGAGCTCTTGTAGAAAAATTAATAGAAATACAAAAAGGTAAAAGAACTAATTCTCCATTTATAAAACAATTAAAAGGTGGTAAGCTAACTGAAAAAGACATTCAATCTTTATTTACAAATACATTAGTTAAGTATAGAGAATACGATGCTTATTATCCTTTTGTAAGAATATTAGCAAAAGAAATTTCTAATTATTTATTAAAAGAAAATAAATTCCATATGACTGTAGATGAAATAAATTATTATCTTTTTGCTGGAACAAGCTACTATAATGATGTAATCGAAATAGCAAAACAAATAGCAGAAGAACAAAAACAAATTCAAAATAACAATAATGAAAATAATACTGAAGAAAATACTAATAAAAATGAATAA